The proteins below come from a single Orcinus orca chromosome 6, mOrcOrc1.1, whole genome shotgun sequence genomic window:
- the LOC101274429 gene encoding LOW QUALITY PROTEIN: olfactory receptor 13C7-like (The sequence of the model RefSeq protein was modified relative to this genomic sequence to represent the inferred CDS: deleted 1 base in 1 codon) produces the protein MESTNQTASVTEFILLGLSAHPRLEKTFFVLILSMYLVILLGNGVLILVTILDSCLHKPMYFFLRNLSFLDICYTTSSVPLILDSFLTPRKTIPFSACAVQMFLSFAMGATECVLLGMMAFDRHMAICNPLRSPEVMSKAAYAPMAASSWAAGSTTVMMQTSLAMQLPFCGDNVINNFTCEILAVLKLACADISINIISMVVANVIFLGIPVLFIFFSYVFIIATILKIPSAERRKKTFCTCSAHQTAVVIFYRTILFMYGKPKSKDPLGADKQDLADKLTSLFYGVVTPLLNPIIYSLRNKEAKAAVRNLVTRKRFTQ, from the exons ATGGAAAGTACCAACCAGACAGCCTCTGTGACAGAGTTCATTCTCCTGGGCCTCTCAGCCCACCCAAGGCTGGAGAAAACGTTCTTTGTGCTCATCCTGTCCATGTACCTGGTGATCCTGCTGGGCAACGGGGTCCTCATCCTGGTGACCATCCTGGACTCCTGCCTACACAAGCCCATGTACTTCTTCCTGAGGAACCTCTCCTTCCTGGACATCTGCTACACAACCTCCTCAGTCCCCCTCATCCTTGACAGCTTCCTGACCCCCAGGAAAACCATCCCCTTCTCAGCATGTGCTGTGCAGATGTTCCTCTCCTTTGCCATGGGGGCCACGGAGTGTGTGCTTCTGGGCATGATGGCGTTTGATCGCCATATGGCCATCTGCAACCCCCTGAGGTCCCCTGAGGTCATGAGCAAGGCTGCCTATGCACCCATGGCTGCCAGCTCCTGGGCAGCTGGAAGCACCACTGTCATGATGCAGACATCCCTAGCAATGCAACTACCCTTCTGTGGGGACAATGTCATCAACAACTTCACCTGTGAGATCCTGGCTGTCCTGAAGTTGGCCTGTGCTGACATCTCCATCAATATAATCAGTATGGTTGTGGCCAATGTGATCTTCCTGGGCATCCCAGTTCTGTTCATCTTTTTCTCCTACGTGTTCATCATCGCTACCATTTTGAAGATCCCCTCAGCtgagaggaggaaaaagacctTCTGCACCTGCTCTGCCCACCAAACAGCTGTAGTCATCTTCTATAGGACCATCCTCTTCATGTATGGGAAGCCTAAATCCAAGGACCCCCTGGGA GCAGACAAACAGGACCTTGCAGACAAGCTCACCTCCCTCTTCTATGGAGTGGTGACCCCCTTGCTCAACCCCATCATCTACAGCCTGAGGAATAAGGAGGCGAAGGCCGCTGTGAGGAACCTGGTAACTCGGAAACGCTTCACCCAGTGA